CTCGTGAAGCGAGCCCCTCGATCGCTTCCCCGCCAAAGGCCCATCATGCGACCCGACAGTCCGAATCGCAAGTCAGATAGCAGCAAAGATCCCGCCATGCTGGCGTTGCTGGCGCTGGGATGGACGCTGGCCGACCCCGCACGGGCGGATCGGCTGCTGGCGTTGACGGGACTGGACGCGGACGCATTGCGCATGGGGATCGACAACCCCGGCGTATTGGGCGCGGTGCTCGGCTTCCTGGCGGACCATGAGCCTGATCTGATTGCCTGCGCCGAAGCGACCGACACCACGCCCGCCGCCCTGATCGCCGCGCAGGAGAGTCTGAGCCGATGACACGCCCCCTCATCATCACCGACTGCGACGAGGTGCTGCTGCACATGGTCGTGCCGTTCCGCCAATGGCTGGACGAGACGCATGATGTGCATTTCAACATGTATGACCGCCATTTCGGTGAGGCATTGCGCCACAAGGACAGCGGCATCGTGCTGGAACGCGAGCTGGTCTGGGCGCTGCTGGTCGAATTTTTCGATACGGAAATGCACCGGCAGGCGCCGATCGCCGGCGCGGTCGAGACGCTGGGGCGGCTTTCCCGGATCGCCGACATCGTCGTGCTGACCAATATCGGCGAGCGGCATCATGGCGCGCGGGTGGAGCAGCTTGCCAGCCATGGCCTGGAGCTGCCGGTGCAATGGAACCATGGCGGCAAAGGTCCGCCACTGGCGCGCATCGCCGCCGAACGGCAACCGTGCGTCACCCTATTCATCGACGACCTGGCCGAACATCATGCGTCAGTCGCAACCCATGCACCGGATGTGTGGCGGCTGCACATGGTAGGCGAGCCGGAGATCGCGCCCGGCGTGTTCGCCGCCGTCCATGCTCATGCCCGGATCGACGATTGGGCGCAGGCCGAACGCTGGATCGAGGCACGCCTGGCCGACGGTCCCGCCCCTTCCCCTCTTCTTCCCCATGATGGAGCCACAGCATGAGCATTGACGCCCGCCTCGCCGAACTCGGCATCACCCTGCCCCAGCCCGCCGCCCCGGTCGCCGCCTATGTGCCGGCGGTGGAAGCCAATGGCCTGCTGCATATCAGCGGACAGATCGCGCTGGCCCCGGACGGCCTGATGACCGGCCGCCTGGGCGAGGACAAGGACCTGGACTATGGCGTGGCCGCCGCCCGCATCTGCGGTCTCAACCTGATCGCGCAGATGAAGGCGGCGCTGGGCAGCCTGGACCGGGTAGAACGGATCGTGAAGCTGGGCGCCTTCATATCCAGCGCGCCGTCGTTCGCCGACCAGCCCAAGGTCGCCAACGGCGCATCCGAACTGATGGTCGATGTGTTCGGCGAAGCCGGCAAACATGCCCGCAGCGCGGTGGGCGTGCCGGTGCTGCCGCTCAACAGCGTCGTCGAAGTGGATGCGATCGTCCTTGTCCGGCCGGCGGCCTGACCCGGCCTTCCTGACGGCCCGCCCCTTCGCGCATCGTGGGCTGCACGGGGCGGAGGCGAGCGAGAATGGCATGGCGGCGTTCGACGCCGCCATCGCTGGAGGCTTCGGCATCGAATGCGATGTGCGGGCGAGCCGGGACGGCACCGCTTTCGTCTTTCATGACGCCACCCTGGCGCGGATGACGGAGCACAGCGAGGCGATCGCTTCGCTGGAAAGCACCACGCTGGACGGAATCGCGCTGCCCGACGGCGGCATGATCCCCCGACTTTCAACCCTGCTGGCACGTTGCGACGGCGCGGTGCCGCTGCTCATCGAGATCAAGTCGGACGACCGGCATGTCGCGGGCCTGTGCAGCGCGGTTGCGGGGAAGCTGGGTGGCCGGGACGCAGCGCCGGTAGCGGTCATGTCCTTCCACCCCTATGCGATGCGCTGGTTCGCGCGCTACCGGCCGGAGGTGATGCGCGGACTGGTGATGACGCAGCAGGGCAAGGGGTGGCTGCGCGGAAGAATCGAGCGCAACCTTGCGCTTTGGCTGGCGAGACCCGATTTTCTCGCCTGTGACATTCGCGACCTGCCATCCCGCTTCGCGGCCCATGCCCGCCGACGGGGTCTGCCCGTGCTGAGCTGGACCGTGCGCAGCGACGAAGAGCGCGCCCGTGCCGCGCGTCACGCCGACCAAATCATCTTCGAGCGGTCGCATGACTGAGGTCATCGCGCGAATCGCCGCCGGCGTGGCCGACCTGCCCAGGGAGGAATGGGACGCCTGCGCCGGGACGGCCAATCCCTTCGTCAGTTGGGATTTCCTGGTGGCGCTGGAACGATCGGGCAGCGTCGGGGACGCAAGCGGCTGGCAACCGCTGCCGCTGGTGATCGACGGGCCGGACGGGCGGATCGCCGCCGCCGCGCCGCTCTATGCCAAGAGCCATAGCCAGGGCGAATATGTGTTCGATCATGGCTGGGCCGACGCCTGGGAACGGGCGGGCGGGCGCTATTATCCCAAGATCCAGATCGCCGCGCCCTTTTCCCCGGTGCCTGGTCCCCGGCTGCTGCTGCGCGATCCCGATGCGGCGCCAGCGCTGATCGCGGGGATCGAGACGCTGGTGGAGCGCAACGGGCTATCGTCGGCCCATGCGACCTTCATCGCGCAGAACCAGGTGCCGTTGTTCGAGGCAGCGGGCTGGCTGATTCGCGAGGACAGCCAGTTCCACTGGACCAACCGGGGCTATGGTGACTTTGAGGATTTCCTGGCGGACCTCTCCAGCGAGAAGCGCAAGAATATCCGCAAGGAACGGCAGCGCGCGGTCAGGGGGCTGGAGATCGTCCATCTGAGCGGCGGCGACCTGACCGAAGCGCATTGGGACATATTCTGGGACTTCTACCAGGATACCGGCGCGCGCAAATGGGGACAGCCCTATCTTACCCGCCACTTCTTCTCGATCCTGGGGGAGATGATGGCCGACCGGGTGCTGCTGATGCTGGCGCTGCGCGATGGGCGGGCGATCGCAGGGGCGCTTAATCTGGTGGGAGCGGATACGCTCTATGGCCGCTATTGGGGCTGTAACGAGGACGTTCCCAACCTGCATTTCGAACTATGCTATTATCAGGCGATCGACGTCGCGATCGCGAAGGGCCTCCGCAAGGTGGAGGCAGGCGCGCAAGGCGGCCACAAGTTGGCGCGGGGCTATGCGCCCGAACCGACCTGGTCCGCGCATTATATTCCCAATTCCGGCTTCAGGCGCGCGGTGGCTGAATATCTGGCCGTCGAGCGGAGTGACGTTCAGCACGACCGGCTTCGGCTGGCCGAACGAACCCCGTTCCGGAAAGACGATTAGCTCAGGCAGCGCGCAATTGCGTCGCGGCGATGATGGCCCTGGCCTGACGCTGTGCCTCGGCAATCTCGCGCGCAGTCATCTCCCCGGCGATTTCCGCGCGCATCGACTGGCCCTCTCCGCTGCCGCGCAGGGCTGCCAAGTTGAACCATTTATGCGCCTCAACGAGGTCGACCGACAGACCGCCGGTGCCACAGCTATAGGCGACACCCAGGTCGAAACACTCATCCGCCGATCCGCCCGCTGCCCGCAATTGACGGGCCTCCATCAGAAATTGCGCGCTTTTGATGCTGTTGCCCATGATACCGATCCCCTGTTCCAGACTAACGCAACGCTCGACCCTTTGGTTTTTTCATGGGATGCAGTCTGGTCCGGCAGCCGATAAAAAATGGTTAACGGAATGACAGCTATGTTCTGGAGGGCCTGCCGACATCGATCCACCTATTGTCTGCTAGACTGGAGGCGATAAGGGCTGGTGTCGGCGCGCCGGAGTCCGCATAGGCTCCCCATGTCCCAAACCCCTCCCCCCGGCACGACGCAACGGAGCAAAAATATCGGATTCCGTGAATTCGTGCTGCTGTGCGCCTGCCTGATGGCGATGAACGCACTGTCGACCGATCCGATGCTGCCCGCGCTGCCCGCAATCAGCCAGGACTTGGCGATCCCGCATCCCAACGACCGGCAGCTCATCATCAGCCTTTATTTTCTGGGGCTGGGGCTAGGCTCGCTGCTGTTCGGGGTCCTTTCCGACCGGTTCGGGCGCAAGCAGGTGCTGGGCGTCTCGATGGTGTTCTTCATCCTTTCCTCGGCATCCTGCGCAGCAGCCTCCAGCTTCTCCATGCTGCTGGTCAGCCGCGTCTGCGCGGGATTCTTCGCCGGGGCGAGCCGCGTCGTCACCGTCGGCATCGTGCGCGACCAGTTCAAGGGCGACGCCATGGCGCGCGTGATGTCGCTCATCTTCGCCGTCTTCATGCTGATCCCGGTGATGGCGCCCAGCTTTGGCCAGGCGATCCTGTGGGTCGGGCCGTGGCGCTGGATCTTCTGGGCGCTCGCCCTCCAGGCGAGCCTGATCCTGCTGTGGATGCTGCTGCGGATGCCCGAAACGCTGAAGCCGGAGAACCGGATGCGGATCACACCGGGCACGTTGCTGGGCACGATCGGGACAGTCATCCGCACGCGCAGTTCGATCGGCTATATGCTGGCAAGCGGCGTCGTGATGAGCGGCCTCGTCGGTTTCATCCTGTCGATTCAGCAGATCTTCTACGACGTTTTCAAGGCGCAGACCTTTTTCCCGATCGGCTTTGCCCTGATCGCCGGATCGATGGGCGTGGGCAGCCTGGTCAACAGCCGCCTGGTGTCACGTTTCGGCGCACGGCGGCTGAGCCAGAGCGCGCTGCTGGCCTTCATCGCCATCGCACTGATCCACCTGGCGGTGATCCTGTCCGGCCTGGAAACGCTCGCCACCTTCCTGGTGCTGCAGGGGATGACGATGCTGACCATTTCCTTCACCGGGTCCAATTTCAGTGCCATCTCGATGGAGCCTTTTTCCAAGGGCGCCGGCATCGCCTCCTCTTTTCAGGCGTTCCTCACCACTGCCTTGTCGAGCGCGCTCGGCAGCATTGTCGGTCGCGCCTTCAACGGTACGACCTTGCCGCTGACGCTGGGACTGCTGGTGTTCGGATCATTCGCTTTCCTGATCGTGATCTGGGCCGAACACGGCAAGCTCTTCACCCGGCCCCATCACAACGCGCTGCGGGAAGCGGAGTTCGACGCGGTACACTGATGAAGGGACAAAAAAAGGGGCGGTTTCCCGCCCCTTTTTATTCTGGATCAGGCGTCCTGCCCACCCGGCGTAGGCGCGCCGGGCAGCGGCGGCACCGGCTGCGGCGGAATGCCCGGCTGGTCCTCCGCCACATCCACCACACCGCGGCCGACATGGCTGCGGTTACGGCTGTAGCCAAAATAGACCAGCAGGCCGACCGCTGCCCAGCCAACGAACATCAGCTTGGTTTCCACCCCCAGGCTCCAGAAGAGATAGGCGCAGCCCGCTATCGCGATCGGCGCGGTGACATTGACGATCGGCGTCCGGAACGGACGGGCGCGTCCGGCATCGGTCCTGCGCAGCACCATCACCGCGATCGAAACGGCGGCAAAAGCGAACAAGGTGCCCGAATTGGAAATGTCCGCCAAAATGCCAACCGGGAAGAAGGCCGCAAACAGCGCAACGAAGATGCCGGTCAGGATGGTGATGACATAGGGCGTCTTATAGGTCGGATGGACCTTTGAGAACATCGCCGGCAGCAGGCCGTCGCGGCTCATGACGAAGAAGATGCGGGTCTGGCCGAACATCATCATCAGGATAACCGACGGCAGGGCCAGGCCGGCTGCGAGGCCGAGCAGGTTGCCGATCTGTGGCCAGCCGATTTCACGCAGCGTCCAGGCCAGCGCTTCCTTCGAGCAAGTGACCGCTTCGGTGCCGGCGGCGGCCAGCGCGGCGCACTGCTGCGACAGGGCGGTCGAGCCGGGAGCCAGCGCAACACCGCCTTGTGCGATCGGGATACCGCCCGCCGTCACCGGCTGCGCGCCGACGGTGCCGATGACGCCGGCCGCGACCAGCATGTAGAAGAGGGTGCAGATGCCGAGCGAGCCGATCAGGCCGATCGGCATGTTGCGTTGCGGATTCTTGGTTTCCTCCGCCGCGGTGGAGACGGCGTCGAAACCGACATAGGCGAAGAAGATCGAAGCTGCGGCCGCTGAAACACCCGAGAAGCCGAGCGGCGCGAACGGGGTGAACTTGTCCATGTTGATGACCGGCAGCGCCAGGACGATGAACAGGGTCAGCGCCGACACCTTGATGGCGACCAGCACGGCGTTGACCGTGGCGCTTTCCTTGGTGCCGATGACCAGCAGCCAGGTGACGAGCGACGCGATCAGCATCGCAGGCAGGTTGATCATACCCCCGTCGAACGGCCCGCGCGTCAGCAGATCGGGGATATCGATATGGAATGTATGTTCGATGAGGCCCACGACATATCCGGACCAGCCGACCGACACCGCACCGGCGGCCACGGCATATTCCAGGATAAGCGCCCATCCCACCATCCAGGCGATGAGTTCGCCCATCACCGCATAGCTGTATGTGTAGGCAGACCCCGACACCGGGACCATGGCGGCCATTTCGGCATAGCAAAGCGCCGCCACGGCGCAGACGAAGCCAGCGATGATGAAGGAGAGCATCATGCCCGGCCCCGCCTTTTGGGCGGCTTCAGCCGTCAGCACGAAAATGCCGGTGCCGATGACGGCGCCGATGCCCAACATGGTGAGCTGGAATCCCCCCAGCGAACGATGCAGCGATTTCTTCTCTGCCGTCGCCAGAATGGCGTCGAGAGGCTTAACGCGCCCGAATATCATGAAGACCTCTTATTCCCTTAGCCCGGCACGCCACCGGACGTACCCCTTTTGCTTATGGGAGGAGGAGACTATCGCCTAATCCGGCGCGCGCAAGTATGTTGCGCGACCATGACATGAAAGTTGGGAAGGGCCGGCGTGATCGAACTGCTGAAGGCACGGGTGCTTGGGGATATGCCGCATGGTTTTGCCGGGCGGAAAGGCGGGGTATCGACCGGGCTTTATGCCGGGCTCAATGTAGGATTGGGATCGGATGACGATCGCACGGCGATTTTACGCAACCGAGAGTTAGCGCTCGATGCGGTGCTGCCGGGCGGACAGCTTGTCACCGTGCGGCAGGTACATTCGCCGGACGTGGTGACAGCGACGCAGGTCTTCGCCGATGATGCGCGACCCGAAGCGGACGCGCTGGTGACGGATCGTCCTGGGCTGTTGCTGGGCATATTGACGGCGGACTGCGTGCCGGTGCTGTTTGTCGATGCGACGGCGGGGGTGATAGGGGCCGCCCATGCAGGCTGGAAGGGTGCGATTGGCGGCGTGACCGATGCAACATTGACGGCCATGGTTGCTCTGGGCGCACGGCGGGATCGGATCTCGTGCGCGATCGGTCCATGCATTGGGCGCTCCTTCTATGAGGTGACGGAGGATTTCGCGCATCGCTTCGAGGAAGCGGATGCGGAAAATGGCCGCTTCTTTTTGGAAGGACGCGCGGGGCATATGCAGTTCGACATTGGCGGCTATGTCGCGTCGCGCCTTGCGGCGGCCGGCGTTGGCTGGGTGGAGATGCTGGACGAAGACACATATAGCCAGCCGGAACGGTTTTTCAGCTATCGTCGGTCCTGTCATCTGGGCGAACCCGGCTATGGGCGCCAGATCTCGATGATTGGCTTACCGGGCTGAGCGTCTGCTGCAGGCTGAGGCGCGGGAGAAGGGCAAAGAAACACCCCAGGAGATCGTTGATTTCCTGGGGTTATCTAACTTGGTTTCGATGGTTGCGGGGCTCGCAACTACTGGAACCGACACTCTCTCAAAGTGGCAGTTTGAGAACGTCATTCTAAACGATGGTTAGGGTCATCACATAAAAGTGCGAATCCCTCCCTCGCCATCATTCAATAGGCTTATCATACTTATTTTAAACGATAAACTTATTGCCTCCTTCAAACAAGAACCTCATCTATTTGTTGATTTCCACTGAGAAGTGACCCGGGTAGGGCGTAAATTTCCACTGAGAATTGACCCATGTTGAACTCGTCCCTGGCTTTGACAAGCGAGGGTATATGGAGTGTTGGACATGGCGTTATTAAGCGTTATCCGGCGCTGGCATTTTCGCGATCATCTACCGATCCGGGAGATAGCGCGGCGCACCGGACTATCACGCAACACGATCCGCAAATATTTGCGGTCCGAGACGATCGATCCGCGGTTCAAGGTGCCCGATCGACCAAGCAAACTGGACCCATTTGCTGAGCATCTGGCGGCCTGGCTGCGGCGCGAGATGGGCCGATCGCGCAAGCAGAAGCGCACGATCAAGCAGTTTCACGCCGATCTGGTGAGCCTGGGCTATGAAGGATCCTACAACCGGGTTGCCGCTTTTGCTCGGGACTGGCGCGAAGATTATCGGCGCCAGCAACAGATTGGCGGGCGTGGGACATTCGTGCCCCTATCGTTCGCGCCGGGGGAAGCTTTTCAGTTTGATTGGAGCGAGGACTGGGCAATCATCGCCGGGGTTCGGACCAAGCTGCAGGTCGCGCATTTCAAGCTCAGTTACAGCCGGGCATTCATCGTGCGTGCCTACCTTCTGCAAACCCATGAGATGCTGTTCGACGCCCATAATCACGCCTTCCGCGTGCTGGGCGGCGTGCCGCGCCGGGGTATCTATGACAATATGCGCACTGCCGTCGACAAGGTCGGGCGTGGCAAGAAACGCACCGTCAACGCACGCTTCCTGACGATGGTCAGCCACTATCTGTTCGAAGCTGAGTTCTGTAACCCGGCTGCGGGATGGGAAAAGGGGCAGGTCGAGAAGAATGTCCAGGATGCGCGGCACCGTCTGTGGCAACCAACGCCGCAGGCCGAGAGCCTTGATGCGCTGAACCTGTGGCTGGAGGAGCGCTGCAAGGCGTTATGGGAGGACATCCCTCACGGGATCGAACCCGGATCGGTTGCCAATGCCTGGGCCGATGAATCTGAGTGTCTGATGGTTGCGGGCAGGCCCTTCGATGGTTTTGTGGAATATCGCAAACGGGTATCGCCGACCTGCCTCATCCACTTTGAGCGCAATCGCTACAGCGTACCGGCCTCTTTCGCCAATCGCACTGTCAGCCTGCGCGTCTATCCTGATCGCTTCCAGGTCGTCGCCGAGGGACAGCCAATCTGCACGCATCAGCGCATCATCAACCGCTCTCACGACGGTCCAGGTCATACGGTTTATGACTGGCGCCATTATCTGGCGGTCGTGCAGCGCAAGCCCGGCGCCCTGCGCAACGGTGCGCCCTTCCTTGAGCTACCCGATGCGTTCCAGCGTCTGCAGCGACATCTGTTGCGCAATCCTGGCGGCGACAGGGAAATGGTCGAAATACTGGCGCTGGTTCTTCATCATAATGAGCAACTGGTGTTGACGGCGGTCACCATGGCGCTGGAGGCTGGCGTTCCGACCAAGACCCATATCCTCAATCTGCTCTACAGGCTGGTCGACGGAAAACCGATCTCCACGCCGCCGGTGACGGCGCCCCAGGCGCTCAAGCTGGTCAGCGAGCCGATGGCCAATGTCGAACGCTATGATGATCTGCGCAAGGAGAAGCGTCATGCGTCATGACCCTGCCAGCGGCGCCATCGTCGTCATGCTCCGCAGCCTCAAGATGCATGGCATGGCGCAGGCCGTCACCGATCTCATGGAACAGGGATCTCCAGCCTTCGAAGCCGCCATTCCGATCCTCTCCCAGTTGCTCAAAGCCGAGACAGCAGAACGGGAGGTTCGATCTGTGGCCTATCAGCTTAAGATCGCGCGCTTCCCTGTCTATCGCGATCTGGCCGGCTTCGACTTTACCAGTAGCGAGGTCAATGAAGCTCTGGTGCGTCAGTTGCATCGCTGCGACTTCATCGACATCGCCGACAATATCGTGCTGGTCGGCGGTCCTGGCACCGGCAAGAGCCATGTGGCAACGGCGCTGGGCATCCAGGCCATCGAACATCATCGAAAGCGCGTCCGCTTCTTCTCGACGGTCGAACTGGTCAATGCGCTCGAGCAGGAAAAAGCACAGGGCAAGGCCGGTCAGATCGCCAATCGCCTCCTGCACTCTGATCTCGTTATCCTGGATGAGCTT
This genomic stretch from Sphingobium sp. BYY-5 harbors:
- a CDS encoding DUF3572 domain-containing protein yields the protein MRPDSPNRKSDSSKDPAMLALLALGWTLADPARADRLLALTGLDADALRMGIDNPGVLGAVLGFLADHEPDLIACAEATDTTPAALIAAQESLSR
- a CDS encoding HAD family hydrolase; translated protein: MTRPLIITDCDEVLLHMVVPFRQWLDETHDVHFNMYDRHFGEALRHKDSGIVLERELVWALLVEFFDTEMHRQAPIAGAVETLGRLSRIADIVVLTNIGERHHGARVEQLASHGLELPVQWNHGGKGPPLARIAAERQPCVTLFIDDLAEHHASVATHAPDVWRLHMVGEPEIAPGVFAAVHAHARIDDWAQAERWIEARLADGPAPSPLLPHDGATA
- a CDS encoding RidA family protein, which translates into the protein MSIDARLAELGITLPQPAAPVAAYVPAVEANGLLHISGQIALAPDGLMTGRLGEDKDLDYGVAAARICGLNLIAQMKAALGSLDRVERIVKLGAFISSAPSFADQPKVANGASELMVDVFGEAGKHARSAVGVPVLPLNSVVEVDAIVLVRPAA
- a CDS encoding glycerophosphodiester phosphodiesterase family protein, with translation MSGRRPDPAFLTARPFAHRGLHGAEASENGMAAFDAAIAGGFGIECDVRASRDGTAFVFHDATLARMTEHSEAIASLESTTLDGIALPDGGMIPRLSTLLARCDGAVPLLIEIKSDDRHVAGLCSAVAGKLGGRDAAPVAVMSFHPYAMRWFARYRPEVMRGLVMTQQGKGWLRGRIERNLALWLARPDFLACDIRDLPSRFAAHARRRGLPVLSWTVRSDEERARAARHADQIIFERSHD
- a CDS encoding GNAT family N-acetyltransferase codes for the protein MTEVIARIAAGVADLPREEWDACAGTANPFVSWDFLVALERSGSVGDASGWQPLPLVIDGPDGRIAAAAPLYAKSHSQGEYVFDHGWADAWERAGGRYYPKIQIAAPFSPVPGPRLLLRDPDAAPALIAGIETLVERNGLSSAHATFIAQNQVPLFEAAGWLIREDSQFHWTNRGYGDFEDFLADLSSEKRKNIRKERQRAVRGLEIVHLSGGDLTEAHWDIFWDFYQDTGARKWGQPYLTRHFFSILGEMMADRVLLMLALRDGRAIAGALNLVGADTLYGRYWGCNEDVPNLHFELCYYQAIDVAIAKGLRKVEAGAQGGHKLARGYAPEPTWSAHYIPNSGFRRAVAEYLAVERSDVQHDRLRLAERTPFRKDD
- a CDS encoding MFS transporter translates to MSQTPPPGTTQRSKNIGFREFVLLCACLMAMNALSTDPMLPALPAISQDLAIPHPNDRQLIISLYFLGLGLGSLLFGVLSDRFGRKQVLGVSMVFFILSSASCAAASSFSMLLVSRVCAGFFAGASRVVTVGIVRDQFKGDAMARVMSLIFAVFMLIPVMAPSFGQAILWVGPWRWIFWALALQASLILLWMLLRMPETLKPENRMRITPGTLLGTIGTVIRTRSSIGYMLASGVVMSGLVGFILSIQQIFYDVFKAQTFFPIGFALIAGSMGVGSLVNSRLVSRFGARRLSQSALLAFIAIALIHLAVILSGLETLATFLVLQGMTMLTISFTGSNFSAISMEPFSKGAGIASSFQAFLTTALSSALGSIVGRAFNGTTLPLTLGLLVFGSFAFLIVIWAEHGKLFTRPHHNALREAEFDAVH
- a CDS encoding amino acid permease; amino-acid sequence: MIFGRVKPLDAILATAEKKSLHRSLGGFQLTMLGIGAVIGTGIFVLTAEAAQKAGPGMMLSFIIAGFVCAVAALCYAEMAAMVPVSGSAYTYSYAVMGELIAWMVGWALILEYAVAAGAVSVGWSGYVVGLIEHTFHIDIPDLLTRGPFDGGMINLPAMLIASLVTWLLVIGTKESATVNAVLVAIKVSALTLFIVLALPVINMDKFTPFAPLGFSGVSAAAASIFFAYVGFDAVSTAAEETKNPQRNMPIGLIGSLGICTLFYMLVAAGVIGTVGAQPVTAGGIPIAQGGVALAPGSTALSQQCAALAAAGTEAVTCSKEALAWTLREIGWPQIGNLLGLAAGLALPSVILMMMFGQTRIFFVMSRDGLLPAMFSKVHPTYKTPYVITILTGIFVALFAAFFPVGILADISNSGTLFAFAAVSIAVMVLRRTDAGRARPFRTPIVNVTAPIAIAGCAYLFWSLGVETKLMFVGWAAVGLLVYFGYSRNRSHVGRGVVDVAEDQPGIPPQPVPPLPGAPTPGGQDA
- the pgeF gene encoding peptidoglycan editing factor PgeF, producing the protein MIELLKARVLGDMPHGFAGRKGGVSTGLYAGLNVGLGSDDDRTAILRNRELALDAVLPGGQLVTVRQVHSPDVVTATQVFADDARPEADALVTDRPGLLLGILTADCVPVLFVDATAGVIGAAHAGWKGAIGGVTDATLTAMVALGARRDRISCAIGPCIGRSFYEVTEDFAHRFEEADAENGRFFLEGRAGHMQFDIGGYVASRLAAAGVGWVEMLDEDTYSQPERFFSYRRSCHLGEPGYGRQISMIGLPG
- the istA gene encoding IS21 family transposase, with the protein product MALLSVIRRWHFRDHLPIREIARRTGLSRNTIRKYLRSETIDPRFKVPDRPSKLDPFAEHLAAWLRREMGRSRKQKRTIKQFHADLVSLGYEGSYNRVAAFARDWREDYRRQQQIGGRGTFVPLSFAPGEAFQFDWSEDWAIIAGVRTKLQVAHFKLSYSRAFIVRAYLLQTHEMLFDAHNHAFRVLGGVPRRGIYDNMRTAVDKVGRGKKRTVNARFLTMVSHYLFEAEFCNPAAGWEKGQVEKNVQDARHRLWQPTPQAESLDALNLWLEERCKALWEDIPHGIEPGSVANAWADESECLMVAGRPFDGFVEYRKRVSPTCLIHFERNRYSVPASFANRTVSLRVYPDRFQVVAEGQPICTHQRIINRSHDGPGHTVYDWRHYLAVVQRKPGALRNGAPFLELPDAFQRLQRHLLRNPGGDREMVEILALVLHHNEQLVLTAVTMALEAGVPTKTHILNLLYRLVDGKPISTPPVTAPQALKLVSEPMANVERYDDLRKEKRHAS
- the istB gene encoding IS21-like element helper ATPase IstB gives rise to the protein MRHDPASGAIVVMLRSLKMHGMAQAVTDLMEQGSPAFEAAIPILSQLLKAETAEREVRSVAYQLKIARFPVYRDLAGFDFTSSEVNEALVRQLHRCDFIDIADNIVLVGGPGTGKSHVATALGIQAIEHHRKRVRFFSTVELVNALEQEKAQGKAGQIANRLLHSDLVILDELGYLPFSASGGALLFHLLSKLYERTSVIITTNLSFSEWATVFGDAKMTTALLDRLTHHCHILETGNDSFRFKNSSAKQIRTERRKPRVDPPMTPET